A region from the Hypericibacter adhaerens genome encodes:
- a CDS encoding helix-turn-helix transcriptional regulator: protein MAASDRDILELLKTRGPISTVDVAATLDVTPQGARQRLESLRAAGLVETGEAKGAIGRPGLSWFLSEAGHAQFPDGHDRFAVELIDIIRGKLGAKALDRLIAAREAEQRRRYQAALAPAGDLRAKLQRLAQERTREGYMAEIRATDDGGWLLIEHHCPICAAATACRGFCRSELQLFRAVLGPGVRIERAQHLISGEGLAAGERRCAYRIEPPAPSAAARPVRRKRSRKPRSRL from the coding sequence ATGGCGGCCAGCGACCGCGACATCCTCGAGCTGCTCAAGACCCGCGGACCGATCTCGACCGTGGACGTCGCCGCGACCCTCGACGTCACGCCCCAGGGCGCCCGCCAGCGATTGGAAAGCCTGCGTGCCGCGGGCCTGGTGGAGACCGGCGAGGCCAAGGGGGCGATCGGCCGACCCGGCCTGAGCTGGTTCCTGAGCGAGGCCGGTCATGCGCAGTTCCCGGACGGCCATGACCGTTTCGCGGTCGAGCTCATCGACATCATCCGCGGCAAGCTCGGCGCCAAGGCGCTCGACCGGCTGATCGCAGCCCGCGAGGCCGAGCAGCGCCGCCGCTATCAGGCGGCCCTCGCACCCGCCGGCGATCTGCGGGCGAAGCTGCAGCGGCTGGCCCAGGAGCGCACGCGCGAGGGCTACATGGCCGAGATCCGTGCGACGGACGATGGCGGCTGGCTGCTGATCGAGCATCATTGCCCGATCTGCGCCGCCGCCACCGCCTGCCGGGGCTTCTGCCGCTCGGAGCTGCAGCTCTTCCGCGCCGTGCTGGGTCCTGGCGTGAGGATCGAGCGGGCCCAGCATCTGATCAGCGGCGAGGGTCTCGCGGCGGGCGAGCGGCGCTGCGCCTATCGGATCGAGCCGCCGGCGCCGTCCGCCGCGGCGCGTCCGGTGCGCAGGAAACGCAGCCGCAAGCCGCGATCCCGGCTATAA
- a CDS encoding MFS transporter, whose translation MEPAGAAADPYAGEGWREILGQGRWAPFLLICFGIWLHAADGLIVVTTIPAIVADIGGLAWTGWTFALYQVASIVAASLGGLAALRFGIGRATAGASAVFTIGCALDALAPDMGLFLIGRLVQGLGGGVMVALFHVAVTRAFPERHWTRIFAWVSAVWGVSALVGPLIGGLFAEAGLWRDAYWAFAAQALLVTICSPFLFSNVAGAPQGLELRVPWRALAALVPGVLGIAVASVVDSAGLAVLSVAVGAGFLALFFYFDRREHSPLLPERSLSEVPVRFGLLMVLCFAVATISFSVYGPLLLAQLHHVSLILAGYLIAIESVAWSVTAMMVGWVRPKGEPLCIKLGASVIALGLLGFALSVPHGPIWAIALSAALQGGGFGLAWAFIARRVAAGAIAAERERAAGALPTTQMLSYAIGAALAAIIANSLGLELATPPDRLQTIGFWIFFAFLPLTLPGFRAAWRLAR comes from the coding sequence ATGGAACCGGCCGGCGCCGCCGCCGACCCCTATGCCGGGGAAGGCTGGCGCGAGATCCTGGGCCAGGGCCGCTGGGCGCCCTTCCTGCTGATCTGTTTCGGCATCTGGCTGCATGCGGCGGACGGGCTGATCGTGGTCACCACGATCCCGGCGATCGTCGCCGACATCGGCGGCCTCGCCTGGACCGGCTGGACCTTCGCGCTCTATCAGGTGGCCTCGATCGTCGCCGCCTCGCTGGGCGGCCTTGCCGCCTTGCGCTTCGGCATCGGCCGGGCCACGGCCGGCGCCAGCGCCGTCTTCACGATCGGCTGCGCGCTCGACGCGCTGGCGCCCGACATGGGCCTCTTCCTGATCGGCCGCCTGGTGCAGGGCCTGGGCGGCGGCGTGATGGTGGCACTGTTCCATGTCGCGGTGACCCGGGCCTTTCCCGAGCGGCATTGGACCCGGATCTTCGCCTGGGTCTCGGCCGTCTGGGGCGTCTCGGCGCTGGTCGGTCCCCTGATCGGCGGGCTCTTCGCCGAAGCCGGGCTGTGGCGCGATGCCTATTGGGCCTTCGCGGCCCAGGCGCTGCTGGTGACGATCTGCTCGCCCTTCCTGTTCAGCAACGTCGCGGGCGCTCCCCAGGGCCTGGAGCTGCGCGTGCCCTGGCGCGCGCTGGCGGCGCTGGTGCCGGGCGTGCTGGGCATCGCGGTCGCGAGCGTGGTCGATTCCGCGGGCCTGGCGGTGCTCTCGGTCGCCGTGGGTGCCGGTTTCCTCGCGCTCTTCTTCTATTTCGACCGGCGCGAGCATTCGCCGCTGCTGCCCGAACGGTCCCTGTCCGAGGTGCCCGTGCGGTTCGGCCTGCTGATGGTGCTCTGCTTCGCGGTGGCGACCATCTCCTTCAGCGTCTACGGCCCGCTGCTCCTGGCACAGCTCCATCATGTGAGCTTGATCCTGGCAGGCTACCTGATCGCGATCGAATCCGTCGCCTGGAGCGTCACGGCGATGATGGTCGGCTGGGTCCGGCCCAAGGGCGAGCCCCTCTGCATCAAGCTGGGCGCCAGCGTGATCGCGCTGGGTCTTCTCGGCTTCGCCTTGTCCGTCCCGCATGGGCCCATCTGGGCCATCGCGCTGTCTGCCGCGCTCCAGGGCGGCGGCTTCGGATTGGCCTGGGCCTTCATCGCGCGGCGCGTGGCGGCGGGCGCCATCGCGGCGGAGCGGGAGCGGGCGGCCGGCGCGCTCCCCACCACGCAGATGCTGAGCTATGCGATCGGCGCGGCGCTCGCCGCCATCATCGCCAACAGCCTGGGGCTCGAGTTGGCGACGCCGCCGGACCGGCTGCAGACGATCGGCTTCTGGATCTTCTTCGCCTTCCTGCCCTTGACCCTGCCGGGTTTTCGCGCGGCCTGGCGGCTCGCGCGTTGA
- a CDS encoding cupin domain-containing protein has product MNADSGRLAALRRITNINEAPFVPDDRYGAAAPGFTWLPLDYDKKTGDGFFLLRFAPGTRSLPHEHSHGESFLIMEGELRDSDGVVFRAGDFVRYEPGSKHWSVAPEGCLMAVFLRGFNRRLNPGESEA; this is encoded by the coding sequence ATGAATGCCGATTCCGGAAGGCTGGCGGCGCTGCGCCGCATCACCAACATCAACGAGGCGCCCTTCGTTCCCGACGACCGCTATGGCGCGGCGGCACCCGGCTTCACCTGGCTGCCGCTCGATTACGATAAGAAGACGGGCGACGGTTTCTTCCTGCTGCGCTTCGCGCCCGGCACCCGCTCCCTGCCGCACGAGCATAGCCACGGCGAATCCTTCCTCATCATGGAGGGCGAGCTCCGCGACAGCGACGGCGTCGTTTTCCGTGCCGGCGATTTCGTGCGCTACGAGCCCGGCAGCAAGCATTGGAGCGTGGCGCCCGAGGGATGCCTGATGGCGGTCTTCCTGCGCGGCTTTAACCGCCGGCTGAATCCGGGTGAAAGCGAAGCTTGA